In a genomic window of Flavobacterium sp. KACC 22761:
- the pelA gene encoding pectate lyase, giving the protein MIYLKKIVLYFTVAFSIGLNAQSNYKSWPDVIRKHDASWFGTEEAKKVAENVLLYQRDIGGWPKNIAMQDELTSQQKKDLIALKRTAVETTTDNGATCQEMLFMSKMYAQVKDERYKESFLKGLNYLLEAQYANGGWPQFYPLKKGYYTHITYNDDSMVNIMNVMKQISEETDFYSIKPSKEVVEKCKKAFDKGIDCILKTQYKQNGVLTAWCAQHDEFTLAPANARAFELASLSGYESTKIVLLLMSIDKPSREIVNAVKSAVAWFDKTKITNLEEKRVLNDEGKIIDKKMIPATNAGPIWARFMDLETNEPFFCDRDGIKKKSLDQIGAERRNGYSWYSDAPKEVLKKFPEWAVKNGTKVSISDKKNVTLLTVAQDGSGDFTKIQDAIYACPAFPYEKVTVVIKNGIYNEKVRIPEWNTNVVLQGESKEKTIITFDDNFSKINLGRNSTFYTYTILVEGDDFSASNLTIKNASGDNGQGIALSIVANRAKISNCNILGNQDTLYLSGKEVKQYFINCYIEGTTDFIFGSATTLFENCEIHSIKNSYITAASTPEGTPFGFVFKNCKLTAEPSANDVYLGRPWRIYAKTVFLNCEMGQHIKPEGWENWSKPEAEKKAFYAEYNCTGEGFQPTKRVSWSYQLKKSEAEKYKIENILKDNMPNWYSK; this is encoded by the coding sequence ATGATTTACTTAAAAAAAATAGTTTTGTATTTTACTGTGGCTTTCAGCATTGGGTTGAATGCACAAAGTAATTACAAAAGCTGGCCAGATGTGATTCGCAAGCATGATGCTTCTTGGTTTGGAACAGAAGAAGCTAAAAAAGTAGCAGAAAATGTTCTACTTTATCAAAGAGATATTGGTGGATGGCCAAAAAACATTGCTATGCAGGACGAGTTAACTTCGCAGCAAAAAAAAGATTTAATTGCGCTCAAAAGAACAGCTGTCGAAACAACAACTGATAACGGTGCAACTTGTCAGGAAATGCTTTTTATGTCCAAAATGTATGCGCAAGTAAAAGATGAAAGATACAAAGAATCATTTTTGAAAGGATTAAATTATTTGCTAGAAGCACAGTATGCAAACGGAGGATGGCCACAGTTTTATCCACTTAAAAAAGGATATTATACGCATATTACCTACAATGATGATTCGATGGTGAATATTATGAATGTTATGAAACAGATTTCAGAAGAAACTGATTTTTATAGCATTAAGCCGTCAAAAGAAGTTGTTGAAAAGTGTAAAAAAGCTTTTGATAAAGGAATCGACTGTATTTTAAAAACGCAATACAAACAAAATGGTGTTTTGACTGCGTGGTGCGCGCAACATGATGAATTTACGCTTGCTCCCGCAAATGCACGAGCTTTTGAATTGGCATCATTAAGCGGTTATGAATCAACAAAAATTGTATTGCTTTTAATGTCGATTGATAAACCTTCTCGAGAAATTGTTAATGCAGTAAAAAGTGCTGTAGCTTGGTTTGACAAAACAAAAATTACCAATTTAGAAGAAAAAAGGGTTTTGAATGATGAAGGCAAAATCATTGATAAAAAAATGATTCCGGCAACAAATGCAGGTCCAATTTGGGCAAGATTTATGGATTTGGAAACCAATGAACCTTTCTTTTGTGACCGTGATGGAATCAAGAAAAAATCATTGGACCAAATAGGTGCTGAACGAAGAAATGGTTATTCTTGGTACTCTGATGCACCAAAAGAAGTCTTGAAAAAATTCCCAGAATGGGCAGTCAAAAACGGAACAAAAGTTTCAATTTCAGATAAAAAAAATGTAACATTACTGACTGTCGCTCAAGATGGTTCGGGTGATTTTACAAAAATTCAGGATGCTATTTATGCATGTCCAGCATTTCCATACGAAAAAGTCACTGTGGTCATAAAAAACGGAATTTATAATGAAAAAGTCAGAATTCCGGAATGGAATACAAATGTAGTTTTACAAGGCGAAAGTAAAGAAAAAACCATAATTACATTTGACGATAATTTTTCGAAAATTAATTTAGGCCGAAACAGTACTTTTTATACGTATACAATTTTGGTTGAAGGCGATGATTTTTCAGCATCTAACTTGACAATCAAAAATGCTTCTGGAGATAATGGACAAGGAATTGCACTGTCTATAGTTGCAAATCGTGCAAAAATTTCAAACTGCAATATTCTTGGAAATCAAGATACTTTGTATTTGTCGGGTAAAGAAGTAAAACAGTATTTTATAAACTGCTACATTGAAGGCACAACTGATTTTATTTTTGGAAGTGCTACCACTTTATTTGAAAACTGCGAAATTCACAGTATTAAAAATTCCTATATAACCGCTGCTTCAACACCAGAAGGCACTCCTTTCGGATTTGTTTTTAAGAATTGCAAATTAACGGCCGAACCTTCTGCGAATGATGTTTATTTAGGAAGGCCTTGGCGTATTTACGCTAAAACAGTTTTTTTAAATTGTGAAATGGGGCAACACATTAAACCAGAAGGTTGGGAAAACTGGTCGAAACCTGAAGCTGAAAAAAAAGCTTTTTATGCAGAATATAACTGTACAGGTGAAGGATTTCAGCCAACAAAGAGAGTTTCATGGTCTTATCAGCTCAAAAAATCAGAGGCTGAAAAATACAAGATAGAGAATATTTTGAAAGATAATATGCCAAACTGGTATTCAAAATGA
- a CDS encoding glycoside hydrolase 43 family protein yields MKNIKFLFLVLSVLFAQKNFSQVWVPDNGDGTYTNPIIHADYSDPDVVRVGDDFYMTASSFNCIPGLPILHSKDLVNWKIIGHALIKQKPTETFDKVQHGNGVWAPSINFHNNEFYIYYPDPDFGIYMIKAQKAEGPWSEPVLVKAGSGLIDPSLLWDDDGKVYLVHAFAGSRAKIKSLLVVCSMNPEGTATNNDEVMVIDGHDGEGTIEGPKFYKRNGYYYIFAPAGGVSTGWQTVLRSKNVFGPYEKKKVLEQGKTTINGPHQGAWVQTQTGEDWFIHFQDKGAYGRIVHLQPMKWENDWPVMGQDFDKNGIGEPVTTFKKPNVGKKYPIETPAESDEFNLPKLGLQWQWQANAQNNWGFPTSMGYLNLYCLPTIQDSKKIFEAPNLLLQKFPAEEFTATTKLTFNARLNGESTGLIIMGLNYSYLSLKNDNGKLYLNQKTGTFDKKIEETETNPVLIPYNTIYLRVKIKKGGICSFYYSLDDKKYQEIGNEFVSKEGKWIGAKVGLFALSEKKTNDSGNVAVDWFRITK; encoded by the coding sequence ATGAAAAATATAAAATTCCTTTTTCTTGTTTTGTCGGTACTGTTTGCACAGAAAAATTTTTCACAAGTTTGGGTGCCTGACAATGGAGACGGAACTTATACAAACCCAATCATCCATGCCGATTATTCAGATCCAGATGTTGTTCGCGTAGGCGATGATTTTTATATGACAGCATCGTCTTTTAATTGTATTCCTGGACTTCCGATTTTGCATTCTAAAGATTTGGTGAATTGGAAAATTATTGGGCATGCACTTATAAAACAGAAGCCAACTGAAACTTTCGATAAAGTACAGCATGGAAACGGAGTTTGGGCGCCTAGCATCAATTTTCATAACAATGAATTTTATATTTATTACCCAGATCCAGATTTCGGAATTTATATGATAAAAGCCCAAAAAGCAGAAGGGCCTTGGTCAGAGCCTGTTTTGGTAAAAGCTGGATCCGGACTTATAGATCCAAGTCTGTTATGGGATGATGATGGAAAAGTATATTTGGTTCATGCTTTTGCAGGAAGTCGTGCAAAGATCAAAAGTTTGCTAGTCGTTTGCAGTATGAATCCAGAAGGAACCGCTACAAACAATGATGAAGTTATGGTAATTGACGGTCATGACGGAGAAGGAACTATTGAAGGGCCAAAGTTCTATAAAAGAAATGGTTATTATTACATTTTTGCCCCTGCGGGTGGAGTTTCGACAGGTTGGCAAACTGTTTTGAGATCAAAAAATGTTTTTGGTCCTTATGAGAAGAAAAAAGTTTTAGAACAAGGAAAAACGACAATCAATGGTCCACACCAAGGTGCATGGGTGCAAACACAAACGGGTGAAGACTGGTTTATCCATTTTCAGGATAAAGGCGCTTACGGAAGAATTGTTCATTTACAACCAATGAAATGGGAAAATGATTGGCCAGTAATGGGCCAGGATTTTGATAAAAACGGAATAGGTGAGCCAGTAACCACTTTCAAAAAGCCAAACGTAGGCAAGAAATATCCAATTGAAACACCAGCAGAATCAGATGAGTTTAATTTGCCGAAATTAGGATTGCAGTGGCAATGGCAGGCAAATGCTCAAAACAATTGGGGTTTTCCAACAAGTATGGGTTATTTGAATTTGTATTGTTTACCAACAATTCAAGACAGTAAAAAAATCTTTGAGGCACCAAACTTGCTTCTTCAAAAATTTCCAGCAGAAGAATTCACTGCAACAACTAAATTGACTTTTAATGCTAGATTGAATGGAGAAAGTACAGGATTAATCATCATGGGATTAAATTACAGTTATTTGAGTCTTAAAAATGATAACGGAAAATTATATCTAAATCAGAAAACTGGAACTTTTGATAAAAAGATTGAAGAAACTGAAACCAATCCAGTTTTGATTCCATACAATACAATTTATTTGCGTGTGAAAATTAAAAAAGGCGGAATATGCAGTTTCTATTATAGTTTAGATGATAAAAAATATCAAGAAATAGGAAATGAATTTGTTTCGAAAGAAGGAAAATGGATCGGTGCCAAAGTTGGTCTTTTTGCCTTAAGCGAAAAAAAAACAAATGATTCTGGAAATGTTGCAGTCGATTGGTTTAGAATAACGAAGTAA
- a CDS encoding glycoside hydrolase family 88 protein, which yields MKNKRKLGYFASAAITCLIAFMSSKAIAQEKDIVISKNSKWSDKMALTLMKRHPEAYMIDDSKAPKWDYVHGLVLHGFEELYKKNPDPRYPVYVKGYVDALVQNDGTIKSYELEKYNIDMIVSGRLLFDIYAKTKEEKYLKAMQLLRKQLSEQPRTPEGGFWHKNIYPNQMWLDGLYMGEPFYAQYTVTFENGKFLDDVAKQFEEIQLHATDPKTGLLYHGWDSSKQMPWANKETGNSPNFWSRALGWYVMALVDVLDYMPKEHPKQKELVKYLNNACEALAKYQDKSGLWYQVTDKGGKEGNYLEASGSSMFAYAFAKGANKGYLPAKYKKLANKAFDGLTTKLMKVDADGTITLTQACQVAGLGGTPYRDGSYEYYVKEKKKDNDPKATGPFILAALELNR from the coding sequence ATGAAAAATAAAAGAAAACTTGGATATTTCGCATCGGCTGCAATAACTTGTTTAATTGCTTTTATGAGCTCTAAAGCAATTGCTCAAGAAAAAGATATTGTTATCTCAAAGAACTCAAAATGGTCAGATAAAATGGCTTTGACTTTAATGAAACGCCATCCAGAAGCTTATATGATTGATGATTCAAAAGCGCCAAAATGGGATTATGTTCATGGATTGGTTTTGCATGGTTTTGAAGAATTATACAAAAAAAATCCAGATCCAAGATATCCGGTTTATGTAAAAGGTTATGTTGATGCTTTGGTTCAGAATGACGGAACAATTAAGTCTTATGAATTGGAGAAATACAATATTGATATGATTGTTTCTGGTCGTTTGCTTTTTGATATTTATGCAAAAACAAAAGAAGAAAAATACTTAAAAGCAATGCAATTGTTGCGCAAACAATTATCAGAACAACCAAGAACACCAGAAGGCGGATTTTGGCATAAAAACATTTATCCAAATCAAATGTGGCTAGATGGTTTGTATATGGGTGAGCCATTTTATGCGCAATATACCGTTACTTTTGAAAATGGGAAATTTTTAGATGATGTAGCAAAACAATTCGAAGAAATTCAGCTACATGCTACAGATCCAAAAACGGGTTTGTTGTATCATGGTTGGGATTCCAGCAAGCAAATGCCGTGGGCAAATAAAGAGACAGGAAATTCGCCAAACTTTTGGTCAAGAGCTTTAGGATGGTATGTTATGGCGCTTGTTGATGTTTTGGATTACATGCCAAAAGAACATCCAAAACAAAAAGAATTAGTAAAATATTTAAACAATGCATGTGAGGCTTTGGCTAAATATCAAGATAAATCTGGATTGTGGTACCAAGTAACGGACAAAGGAGGTAAAGAAGGAAATTATTTAGAAGCTTCAGGATCTTCAATGTTTGCTTATGCTTTTGCAAAAGGAGCAAATAAAGGATATTTGCCTGCGAAATATAAAAAATTAGCGAACAAAGCATTTGATGGTTTGACTACAAAATTAATGAAAGTAGATGCTGATGGTACTATAACATTGACTCAAGCATGTCAAGTTGCAGGTCTGGGTGGCACTCCATACAGAGATGGTTCTTACGAATATTACGTAAAAGAGAAAAAGAAAGACAACGATCCTAAGGCAACGGGACCTTTTATTTTAGCTGCTTTGGAGTTAAATAGATAA
- a CDS encoding alpha/beta hydrolase, with product MKRNVLFLLLLLTAVKAQSQYSVDTSYTVKSTYNKLIKKYPFITIVKEKKSLDVNKSNDLVYNSIGNRKLYLDAYFHNKKKANPAVIMIHGGGWRSGNKSQMQILAKEIASKGYSCFPVEYRLSLEAKYPNAVYDVKNAIKFIKDNAKKFNVDPNKIAVLGCSSGGQMAALIGTTNGNSAFEDSSFKSNSSSKVHAIIDVDGILAFKHPESQEAEMASFWLKGSYEENPQNWKNASALSHTDKNTPPILFINSSFDRFHAGRDDMIAILNQHKIYNEVKTIKDSPHSFWFFEPWFTEMEGYITQFLDKIFK from the coding sequence ATGAAAAGAAATGTTCTGTTTTTATTGTTGCTTTTAACTGCTGTAAAGGCACAAAGCCAATACAGTGTTGATACTTCATACACGGTTAAGAGTACTTACAATAAACTCATCAAAAAATATCCTTTTATAACGATCGTAAAAGAAAAAAAGAGTTTGGATGTAAATAAAAGTAATGATTTGGTTTATAATAGTATAGGAAATAGAAAGTTGTATCTCGATGCTTATTTTCATAATAAGAAAAAAGCAAATCCGGCGGTAATTATGATTCATGGCGGTGGCTGGAGATCCGGAAACAAAAGCCAGATGCAGATTCTGGCAAAAGAAATAGCTTCAAAAGGGTATTCTTGTTTTCCTGTAGAATATAGATTGTCATTAGAAGCAAAATATCCAAATGCAGTTTATGATGTTAAAAATGCAATCAAATTCATAAAAGATAACGCTAAAAAATTCAATGTAGATCCAAATAAAATTGCAGTTTTAGGATGTTCTTCGGGAGGTCAAATGGCGGCGCTTATTGGTACAACTAATGGAAATTCGGCTTTTGAAGATTCAAGTTTTAAAAGCAATTCTTCCTCAAAAGTGCATGCAATTATTGATGTAGATGGAATTTTGGCATTCAAGCATCCAGAATCCCAAGAAGCAGAAATGGCATCGTTTTGGCTAAAAGGTTCTTATGAAGAGAATCCTCAAAACTGGAAAAATGCCTCAGCTTTAAGCCATACAGATAAAAATACGCCTCCAATTCTTTTTATAAACAGCAGTTTTGACCGATTTCATGCCGGAAGAGATGATATGATTGCGATTTTGAATCAGCATAAAATTTATAATGAAGTAAAAACAATCAAGGATTCTCCGCATTCATTTTGGTTTTTTGAACCTTGGTTTACTGAAATGGAAGGTTATATCACACAATTTTTAGATAAAATTTTTAAATAA
- a CDS encoding glycoside hydrolase family 28 protein, whose translation MITNKSLALKSILFSSILSVMVLSCGKQVSSVSEADPWKKMELIVKSIPETHFTNKTYNINDFGAVADGKTMNTLAFEKAIKECAANGGGKVLVPNGKYLTGPIHLESNVNLHLEDQAEILFSTNSKDYPLVHTSWEGTELMNHSPLISAKGKTNVAITGKGTLNGQANNTNWWPWCGSKRYGWDKGQPSQHDPLNRDNLVEMAEKGVPVAERVFGEGHYLRPNFIEFFECNTVLVKDITVVNAPFWILHPLKSNNVIVDGVTVNSHGPNNDGCDPEYSQNVVIRNCTFNTGDDCIAIKSGRDADGRRVGIPSKNIIVQNCKMIDGHGGVVMGSEITAGVNNVYVENCVMDSPELDRAIRIKTNSKRGGTTEDIYVRNIEVGTVKECVLRVTMFYDIYGSQVGNFIPAIRNISLENVKVKNGGKFGILADGYKESPIENITFKNVTIAKVDSVYSLKNVKGVNFINTYINGKKMESIKN comes from the coding sequence ATGATTACAAATAAGTCTTTAGCATTAAAATCAATCCTTTTTTCAAGTATTCTTTCTGTGATGGTTTTGTCTTGCGGAAAACAAGTTTCTAGCGTTTCTGAAGCAGATCCTTGGAAAAAGATGGAGCTAATTGTAAAAAGTATTCCTGAAACACATTTTACAAATAAGACTTATAATATTAATGATTTTGGTGCTGTTGCTGACGGCAAGACAATGAATACGCTTGCTTTTGAAAAAGCAATTAAGGAATGTGCGGCAAATGGTGGAGGAAAAGTTTTGGTGCCAAATGGAAAATATTTGACAGGTCCAATTCATTTAGAAAGCAATGTCAATCTGCATTTAGAGGATCAGGCTGAAATTCTTTTCAGTACAAATTCAAAAGATTATCCATTGGTTCACACTTCTTGGGAAGGAACGGAATTGATGAATCATTCGCCGTTGATTTCTGCAAAAGGAAAAACAAATGTTGCGATAACTGGAAAAGGAACTTTGAACGGGCAGGCTAATAATACAAATTGGTGGCCTTGGTGTGGCAGCAAAAGATATGGTTGGGACAAAGGACAGCCATCGCAACATGATCCACTTAATCGTGATAATTTAGTAGAAATGGCAGAAAAAGGTGTTCCAGTTGCCGAACGTGTTTTTGGCGAAGGCCATTATTTGCGCCCTAATTTTATTGAATTTTTTGAATGCAATACGGTTTTGGTAAAAGATATTACAGTTGTGAATGCGCCATTTTGGATTTTACATCCTCTAAAATCTAACAATGTCATTGTTGATGGTGTAACGGTAAATAGTCACGGACCAAATAATGATGGTTGTGACCCAGAATATTCACAAAATGTGGTCATTAGAAATTGCACTTTCAATACAGGTGACGATTGTATTGCAATTAAATCGGGAAGAGATGCTGATGGAAGAAGAGTTGGGATTCCGAGCAAAAATATTATCGTTCAAAACTGCAAGATGATTGATGGCCATGGCGGTGTTGTAATGGGAAGTGAAATTACAGCTGGTGTTAATAATGTGTATGTTGAAAATTGCGTGATGGACAGTCCAGAATTGGATCGTGCCATCAGAATTAAAACAAATTCAAAGCGTGGAGGGACTACTGAAGATATTTATGTACGAAATATTGAAGTTGGAACAGTTAAAGAATGCGTTTTGAGAGTGACGATGTTTTATGATATTTATGGAAGCCAAGTTGGAAATTTTATTCCGGCAATCAGAAATATAAGCCTTGAAAATGTTAAGGTGAAAAATGGAGGGAAATTCGGGATTTTGGCAGATGGCTACAAAGAATCCCCAATTGAAAACATTACATTTAAAAATGTTACAATAGCAAAAGTTGATTCTGTTTATTCATTGAAAAATGTGAAAGGTGTAAATTTCATAAACACATACATCAACGGAAAGAAAATGGAATCCATTAAAAATTAA
- a CDS encoding LacI family DNA-binding transcriptional regulator gives MSEKITIYDIAKKLNITAATVSRALNNNPKIKESTRELVIKTAASMNYKQNKLALALKSGRSNNIGVIVPRIDSNFFASVIRGIEEELHPHGYQVIICQTHESAKRENENLYTLIDAQVDGIMMSVTDVADENIGAFNYVLEKNVPLIFFDRSKHIDGVSSVTINDFKGGYVATKHLINEGCRAIAHFSGDQSLEIFKNRFLGYKQALLDNGLTFNEDYVIRTKSSVEAGKEAINVLLALETPPDALFSASDFAALGAIQELKEKNIRIPEEFCVAGFSNEPFTKFMELSITSVDQSPLEMGKMSARVFLEQVDKTDTIKIEKKVVLAPELHIRKSSSRTNF, from the coding sequence ATGAGCGAAAAAATAACCATTTATGATATTGCCAAGAAATTGAATATCACTGCTGCCACTGTTTCCAGAGCTTTAAACAACAACCCGAAAATAAAAGAAAGCACTAGAGAACTGGTCATCAAAACCGCTGCATCAATGAACTATAAGCAAAACAAACTTGCTTTAGCATTAAAAAGCGGACGAAGCAATAATATTGGTGTTATTGTTCCTCGTATTGACAGCAACTTTTTTGCGTCGGTCATTAGAGGTATAGAAGAAGAACTTCATCCTCATGGTTATCAGGTAATTATTTGCCAAACACACGAAAGCGCAAAAAGAGAGAATGAAAATCTATATACATTAATAGATGCTCAGGTTGACGGAATTATGATGTCGGTTACCGACGTCGCTGATGAAAATATTGGCGCTTTCAATTATGTTCTAGAAAAAAACGTTCCATTAATCTTTTTTGACCGAAGCAAGCATATTGACGGAGTAAGTTCTGTAACTATCAATGATTTTAAAGGTGGCTATGTAGCAACAAAGCATCTTATAAATGAAGGTTGCCGTGCAATCGCACATTTTTCAGGAGATCAATCTCTAGAAATTTTCAAAAACAGGTTTTTAGGCTATAAACAAGCTCTACTAGACAACGGACTGACTTTTAACGAAGATTATGTAATTCGCACCAAAAGTAGTGTTGAAGCCGGAAAAGAGGCAATTAATGTTCTTTTAGCTTTAGAAACGCCGCCTGACGCCCTATTTTCGGCCAGTGATTTTGCCGCTTTAGGAGCTATTCAAGAGTTAAAAGAAAAAAACATCCGTATTCCAGAAGAATTTTGCGTTGCAGGTTTCAGTAATGAGCCTTTTACAAAATTTATGGAATTATCAATTACCTCAGTAGATCAATCTCCACTTGAAATGGGAAAAATGTCTGCTCGAGTTTTCTTAGAACAAGTCGACAAAACAGATACAATCAAAATTGAGAAAAAAGTGGTTCTTGCACCAGAATTGCATATCCGTAAATCATCTTCAAGAACTAATTTTTAA
- a CDS encoding altronate dehydratase family protein, whose amino-acid sequence MATQKKLIKVNPVDNVIVALTDLVQNEQIMFEGTTVSPTTDVKAKHKITEKDFSIGDDIIMYGVLVGKAAKPIKKGEVITTENVKHQSEKVFGKNGNLGWTPPNVDRWKDKTFNGYHRTDGQVGTKNVWLFFPLVFCENKNIEKLKDIFENELMPKKEVSYKNLLRSLIEEKSVEEVSAKNLNENLLDNVEVKFINHQGGCGGIRQDSELLAKLLAGYVNNPNVAGATVLSLGCQNLQVDIFKKALKEMSPNSDKEILIYEQQQIGTTDQMFQMVIKDSYEAIKRANKIERKPAPLSKLSIGLECGGSDGFSGISANPALGVVSDIFAALGGKTILAEFPELCGVEQELMNRCVDEEKADKFLALMKAFEKSVVDAGSGFDMNPSPGNIKDGLITDAMKSAGAAKKGGTSPVVDVLDYGEYISKPGLSLLNTPGNDAECTTGLVGSGATVVLFTTGLGNPMGNPIAPVVKISSNTALINRMSDIIDVNAGTVITGEKTITEVGAEIVDYIIELASGNVETKADQLKQDVFIPWKRGVSL is encoded by the coding sequence ATGGCAACTCAAAAAAAATTAATAAAAGTCAACCCAGTAGATAACGTCATTGTCGCTTTGACCGATTTGGTACAAAACGAACAAATTATGTTTGAAGGAACCACTGTCTCACCAACAACTGATGTTAAAGCAAAACATAAAATCACAGAGAAAGATTTTTCAATTGGTGATGATATTATAATGTATGGTGTTTTGGTTGGAAAAGCTGCTAAACCTATAAAAAAAGGAGAAGTTATTACCACCGAAAATGTAAAACATCAAAGTGAAAAAGTTTTTGGTAAAAACGGAAATTTAGGTTGGACTCCACCAAATGTAGATCGTTGGAAAGACAAAACTTTCAACGGATACCACCGTACTGATGGACAAGTTGGAACCAAAAACGTTTGGTTGTTTTTTCCATTGGTTTTTTGCGAAAACAAAAATATCGAAAAACTGAAAGATATTTTTGAAAACGAATTAATGCCCAAAAAAGAAGTTTCTTATAAAAATTTATTGCGTTCTTTAATTGAAGAAAAAAGCGTCGAAGAAGTTTCTGCTAAAAATTTAAATGAAAATCTTTTAGATAATGTCGAAGTAAAATTTATCAATCATCAAGGTGGTTGTGGAGGGATTCGACAAGATTCAGAATTGTTGGCAAAACTGCTTGCAGGATATGTGAACAACCCAAATGTTGCAGGTGCAACTGTTTTAAGTTTAGGTTGCCAAAATTTGCAAGTTGATATTTTTAAAAAGGCATTGAAAGAAATGAGTCCGAATAGTGATAAAGAAATTTTGATCTATGAGCAACAACAAATTGGAACTACTGATCAAATGTTTCAAATGGTGATTAAAGATTCTTATGAAGCCATTAAAAGAGCCAACAAAATTGAACGCAAACCTGCTCCTCTTTCAAAGTTAAGTATTGGTTTAGAATGTGGAGGGTCTGACGGATTCTCAGGAATTTCTGCAAATCCAGCATTAGGAGTTGTTTCAGATATTTTTGCAGCTTTGGGAGGGAAAACAATTTTGGCAGAGTTTCCAGAATTATGTGGCGTAGAGCAAGAATTGATGAATAGATGTGTGGACGAAGAAAAAGCAGATAAGTTTTTAGCTTTAATGAAAGCTTTTGAAAAATCAGTTGTAGATGCAGGTTCAGGGTTTGATATGAATCCATCTCCGGGAAATATCAAAGACGGATTAATTACAGATGCAATGAAATCTGCTGGCGCAGCTAAAAAAGGTGGAACTTCACCTGTTGTAGATGTTTTAGATTACGGAGAATATATTTCAAAACCAGGATTAAGTCTTTTAAATACGCCAGGAAATGACGCAGAATGTACCACAGGATTGGTTGGATCGGGCGCAACAGTTGTTTTATTTACCACAGGTTTAGGAAATCCGATGGGAAATCCGATTGCACCAGTTGTAAAAATTTCTTCGAACACGGCATTAATTAATAGAATGTCTGATATTATCGATGTAAATGCCGGAACGGTAATTACTGGTGAAAAAACCATTACCGAGGTTGGAGCAGAAATAGTAGATTACATTATAGAATTGGCGAGCGGAAACGTGGAAACAAAAGCAGACCAGTTGAAGCAAGATGTATTTATTCCTTGGAAAAGAGGAGTTTCTTTATAG